The nucleotide sequence GGAGGCACTGGAGTACGTCGAAAAGGGCCGCGCGAAGGCCGGCAAGGTCGTCGTCACCATGACCTGACCCCGCCCCACCTGAGGACCACCACACAGAGCACGAACCACCGATCCGAGAGAGTCCCGGCCATGAACACACCAGGAACACCCCTGTCGTCGTACAAGGACACGCCGACCCGCTCGGTGTCTGTCGACGGCGTGGACTTCGCCTACCGGCAGCTCGGCCCCGAGGGCGGCGTACCGCTGGTCCTGCTGAACCACCTGGCCGCGGTCCTGGACAACTGGGACCCGCGCGTCGTCGACGGCATCGCCCAACAACGCCGCGTCATCGCCTTCGACAACCGCGGCGTCGGCGCCTCCGGCGGCACCACACCACGCACCGTCGAGGACATGGCCCGCGACACGGTGCTGTTCATCCGCGCCCTCGGCCTCGACCGGGTCGACCTGCTCGGCCTGTCGATGGGCGGCTTCATCGCCCAGGTCATCGCCGCCCAGGAACCGCGCCTGGTCCGCAAGATCATCCTCGCGGGCACCGGCCCCGCCGGCGGCCAGGGCATCGACAAGGTCACACCGCTGACACTGCGGGCCACACTCAAGGGCGCCCTGACCCGCAAGGACCCCAAGCAGTACCTCTTCTTCACCGACACCGAGGGCGGCCGACAGGCCGGACACGCCTTCCTGGCACGGCTGAAAGAACGCACGGACAACCGAGACAAAGCGATCTCGCTGCCGGCCTTCCGCGCCCAACTCCAGGCCATCAAACGCTGGGGCCTCCAGGACCCGGCCGACCTGTCCAACATCCGCCAGCCCGCGTTGGTCGCCAACGGCGAAAGCGACCGCATGGTGCCCAGCCAAAACCCCCTCGACCTGGCCGCACGCCTGCCCCACAGTGAACTCGTCCCTCTCTACCGGGATGCCGGACACGGAGGGATCTTCCAATACCACGACGAATTCGTGGCCAAGGCACTGGAATTCCTCGAAGCGCCCATCGCCGTCGCATAGCCGAGCGCGGATCGGCAGCGGTCGCCCGGCACGCTTCCGCGCTCCCCAGGTCGACAACGAAACGCGGGCACGTTCCGAAGCAGGCAGACACGCATCAGCGTCCGGTCAGGAATCAGGCAGCGGAAACAGCATGCAAGTGCTGGTGGCGTGGGCGAGCACACGATCCGTCGCATCGACCAACTGGGCTTGCGCGAGGGCTGTTTGACGCCCGCTGCTCACGACGGTGCCGACGGCGCGGACTCTGCCGGTGTCCACGGTGACCCGCCGCAGGAACTTCACCGTCAGGTCGAGTGAGGTGTACGCCACGCCTTGGGGCAGCGTCGACTGGACGGCGCAGCCGGCCGCCGAGTCGAGCAGGGTCGCGTAGATCCCGCCGTGCACGCTGCCGATGGGGTTGTAGTGCTCTTCTCCCGGGATCAGGGAGAACACCACGCGCCCTTTCTCCACCTCGTCGAGGCTGAAGCCGACGGTCGCGCCGACGGGCGCGCCGGGCAGTCGGCCGGCCTGCAATTCGCGCAGGAAGTCCAAG is from Yinghuangia sp. ASG 101 and encodes:
- a CDS encoding alpha/beta fold hydrolase, which codes for MNTPGTPLSSYKDTPTRSVSVDGVDFAYRQLGPEGGVPLVLLNHLAAVLDNWDPRVVDGIAQQRRVIAFDNRGVGASGGTTPRTVEDMARDTVLFIRALGLDRVDLLGLSMGGFIAQVIAAQEPRLVRKIILAGTGPAGGQGIDKVTPLTLRATLKGALTRKDPKQYLFFTDTEGGRQAGHAFLARLKERTDNRDKAISLPAFRAQLQAIKRWGLQDPADLSNIRQPALVANGESDRMVPSQNPLDLAARLPHSELVPLYRDAGHGGIFQYHDEFVAKALEFLEAPIAVA
- a CDS encoding PaaI family thioesterase, with protein sequence MGRTRTYEWGDPARTAAAVGRSSGLDFLRELQAGRLPGAPVGATVGFSLDEVEKGRVVFSLIPGEEHYNPIGSVHGGIYATLLDSAAGCAVQSTLPQGVAYTSLDLTVKFLRRVTVDTGRVRAVGTVVSSGRQTALAQAQLVDATDRVLAHATSTCMLFPLPDS